One genomic window of Streptomyces sp. NBC_01498 includes the following:
- a CDS encoding sugar ABC transporter substrate-binding protein — protein sequence MPQNPVGRSPRTALRTSAAACAALLAVTALAGCNRDSGSGDAEGGGKVGIDLPRSDSDFWNSYQQYIESGIKDEGIDALSLTNSQNDIGKLVSNVQAFTDQGAKAVVMAPQDTGAIAETLADLNEKKIPVVSVDTRPDKGDVYMVVRADNRAYGQKACEYLGEQLGGKGKVAEFQGDLASINGRDRSEAFKTCMDEKFPDIEVFELATEWKGEVASAKLQSTLAAHPDLNGIYMQAGGVFLQPTLALLEQKKLLKPAGEKGHITIISNDGIPEELDAIRAGTIDATISQPADLYAKYALYWAKESLAGTEPKEGPTDHDSTIIKIPNGFEDQLPAPLVTKDNVDDKALWANQLEKKS from the coding sequence ATGCCGCAAAACCCTGTGGGGCGATCCCCACGCACCGCACTGCGTACGAGCGCCGCGGCCTGCGCCGCGCTGCTCGCCGTCACCGCCCTCGCGGGCTGCAACCGTGACTCGGGGAGCGGGGACGCCGAAGGCGGCGGCAAGGTCGGTATCGACCTGCCGCGCAGCGACAGCGACTTCTGGAACTCCTACCAGCAGTACATCGAGTCCGGCATCAAGGACGAGGGCATCGACGCGCTGTCGCTGACCAACTCGCAGAACGACATCGGCAAACTCGTCTCCAACGTCCAGGCGTTCACCGACCAGGGCGCCAAGGCCGTGGTCATGGCCCCGCAGGACACCGGCGCGATAGCCGAGACGCTGGCCGACCTCAACGAGAAGAAGATCCCCGTCGTCAGCGTCGACACCCGCCCCGACAAGGGCGACGTCTACATGGTCGTCCGGGCCGACAACCGCGCGTACGGCCAGAAGGCGTGCGAGTACCTCGGCGAGCAGCTGGGCGGCAAGGGCAAGGTCGCCGAGTTCCAGGGAGACCTGGCCTCCATCAACGGCCGGGACCGCTCCGAGGCGTTCAAGACCTGCATGGACGAGAAGTTCCCGGACATCGAGGTCTTCGAGCTGGCCACCGAGTGGAAGGGCGAGGTGGCGTCCGCCAAGCTCCAGTCCACCCTCGCCGCGCACCCGGACCTCAACGGCATCTACATGCAGGCCGGCGGCGTCTTCCTCCAGCCCACGCTCGCCCTCCTGGAGCAGAAGAAGCTCCTCAAGCCGGCGGGGGAGAAGGGCCACATCACCATCATCTCCAACGACGGCATCCCGGAGGAGCTGGACGCCATCCGGGCGGGCACCATCGACGCCACGATCTCGCAGCCCGCGGACCTGTACGCCAAGTACGCGCTGTACTGGGCGAAGGAGTCGCTGGCCGGCACGGAGCCGAAGGAGGGCCCGACCGACCACGACTCCACCATCATCAAGATCCCGAACGGCTTCGAGGACCAGCTGCCCGCGCCCCTGGTGACCAAGGACAACGTGGACGACAAGGCGCTGTGGGCCAACCAGCTGGAGAAGAAGAGCTAG
- a CDS encoding ABC transporter permease — MTDTIRPPVPAKARDDDHPLNRLKLIRWSDFSLVPVILVLLVIGFIVSPVFLTSNNLISVVQQSSELSLLVLGQALILICGRMDLSLESTIGIAPVVAMWMVLPSEGGRFAGLDLLPVWSAIPLCLLVGLVVGVINGFLILKLRVNGFIATLGMLTMLRGLQIGITEGKSITDVPESFRYLGKTDWLGAPAAVWICLALFALGGAALAWLRHGRALYAIGGNPEAARAAGVRVDRITWIVLAIGGVLAAFAGVLYTGHYGSVAATQGNGWIFQVFAAAVIGGISLKGGRGTLFGALTGVLTLQLVVNVMTLGGVPALWNQFLNGAIIIVALVISRFASGEKQD, encoded by the coding sequence ATGACCGACACGATACGACCGCCGGTGCCGGCCAAGGCACGCGACGACGACCATCCGCTGAACCGGCTCAAGCTCATCCGGTGGAGCGACTTCTCCCTGGTGCCGGTGATCCTGGTGCTGTTGGTGATCGGTTTCATCGTCTCGCCGGTCTTCCTCACCTCCAACAACCTGATCAGCGTCGTCCAGCAGTCGTCCGAACTGAGCCTGCTGGTGCTCGGCCAGGCGCTGATCCTGATCTGCGGCCGGATGGACCTGTCGCTGGAGTCGACCATCGGCATCGCGCCGGTCGTCGCCATGTGGATGGTGCTGCCGTCCGAGGGCGGCCGGTTCGCCGGTCTCGACCTGCTGCCCGTCTGGTCGGCCATCCCGCTCTGTCTGCTGGTCGGCCTGGTCGTGGGCGTGATCAACGGCTTCCTGATCCTGAAGCTGCGGGTCAACGGCTTCATCGCCACCCTCGGCATGCTCACCATGCTGCGCGGTCTCCAGATCGGCATCACCGAGGGCAAGTCGATCACCGATGTCCCGGAGTCCTTCCGCTACCTCGGCAAGACCGACTGGCTCGGGGCGCCCGCCGCCGTCTGGATCTGTCTCGCGCTGTTCGCGCTCGGTGGCGCCGCCCTGGCCTGGCTGCGGCACGGGCGCGCGCTGTACGCGATCGGCGGCAACCCGGAGGCGGCGCGCGCCGCCGGGGTCCGGGTGGACCGGATCACCTGGATCGTGCTCGCCATCGGCGGTGTCCTCGCGGCCTTCGCCGGTGTCCTCTACACGGGCCACTACGGTTCCGTGGCCGCCACCCAGGGCAACGGCTGGATCTTCCAGGTCTTCGCCGCGGCCGTGATCGGCGGCATCAGCCTCAAGGGCGGGCGCGGCACGCTGTTCGGCGCGCTGACCGGTGTGCTGACGCTCCAGCTGGTCGTGAACGTGATGACGCTGGGCGGGGTGCCCGCGCTCTGGAACCAGTTCCTGAACGGCGCGATCATCATCGTCGCCCTGGTGATCTCGCGGTTCGCGAGCGGCGAGAAACAGGACTGA
- a CDS encoding sugar ABC transporter ATP-binding protein, which produces MDQAPAAGAPAAAAPAVHAEGIVKRFGPTVALDGVRLTVAPGESHALVGRNGAGKSTLVSVLTGLHEADAGKVSFGGEPAPAFGDITAWQSKVACVYQKSMVVPDLTVAENLFLNNYGLDKGRSGIGGRLISWRRLRARAEELLAEYGVSVDPDTRAKDLAVEQRQFVEIARALSFGARLIILDEPTAQLDARGIDSLFEKLRDLRSQGVAFLFISHHLQEVYELCSTVTVYRDARHVLTAPVADLAKADLVTAMTGDSAGSAAAWHAARAVVPDSTAQPVLTTEGLTLEGEFEPLDLQVRPGEVLGLAGSAASGNTALGETLAGMRKATGGRIAVRDRTVRPGSVPHALDAGIGYIPEDRHLQGLVLNRSVAENATLTVADQLGPWGTVLPSRTREFARSMIASLDIKTTGPEQPVAGLSGGNQQKVVVARALARAPSVLVALRPTAGVDVKSKDSLLGVVRRVADEGNAAVIISDELDDLRVCDRVLALFHGRVVATFGSGWTDRELVAAMEGVGENR; this is translated from the coding sequence ATGGACCAGGCACCTGCGGCCGGAGCGCCGGCAGCGGCGGCGCCCGCCGTCCACGCGGAGGGCATCGTCAAGCGCTTCGGTCCCACCGTGGCACTCGACGGTGTCCGGCTTACCGTCGCGCCCGGCGAGTCCCACGCACTCGTCGGGCGCAACGGCGCCGGCAAGTCCACCCTCGTCAGCGTCCTCACCGGACTGCACGAGGCCGACGCGGGAAAGGTGAGCTTCGGCGGTGAACCGGCGCCCGCCTTCGGCGACATCACGGCCTGGCAGTCCAAGGTCGCCTGCGTCTACCAGAAGTCGATGGTCGTCCCCGACCTGACCGTCGCCGAGAACCTCTTCCTCAACAACTACGGCCTGGACAAAGGGCGTTCCGGGATCGGCGGCCGGCTCATCAGCTGGCGCCGGCTCCGCGCCCGCGCCGAGGAACTGCTCGCCGAGTACGGCGTGAGTGTCGACCCCGACACCCGGGCCAAGGATCTCGCCGTCGAACAGCGGCAGTTCGTGGAGATCGCCCGCGCCCTGTCCTTCGGTGCCCGGCTGATCATCCTGGACGAGCCGACCGCACAGCTCGACGCGCGCGGCATCGACAGCCTCTTCGAGAAGCTCCGCGACCTCCGGAGCCAGGGGGTGGCGTTCCTCTTCATCTCGCACCACCTCCAGGAGGTGTACGAGCTGTGCTCCACCGTCACCGTCTACCGCGACGCCCGCCACGTCCTGACGGCGCCGGTCGCCGATCTGGCCAAGGCGGACCTCGTCACGGCCATGACGGGCGACTCGGCGGGCTCGGCCGCCGCCTGGCACGCCGCCCGCGCGGTCGTGCCGGACAGCACGGCGCAGCCCGTACTGACCACCGAAGGGCTCACCCTGGAGGGCGAGTTCGAACCGCTCGACCTCCAGGTACGGCCCGGTGAGGTCCTCGGCCTCGCCGGCTCGGCGGCCAGCGGCAACACGGCGCTCGGCGAGACCCTCGCCGGGATGCGCAAGGCGACCGGCGGCCGGATCGCCGTACGCGACCGGACCGTCCGGCCCGGCAGCGTGCCGCACGCGCTGGACGCCGGGATCGGCTACATCCCCGAGGACCGGCACCTCCAGGGGCTCGTACTGAACCGCAGCGTCGCCGAGAACGCCACGCTCACCGTCGCCGACCAGCTCGGCCCGTGGGGGACCGTACTGCCCTCCCGCACCAGGGAGTTCGCCCGGTCCATGATCGCTTCGCTGGACATCAAGACGACCGGGCCGGAACAGCCGGTGGCGGGCCTGTCCGGCGGCAACCAGCAGAAGGTGGTCGTCGCCCGCGCCCTGGCCCGCGCGCCCAGTGTGCTGGTGGCGCTGCGTCCCACGGCGGGCGTGGACGTCAAGTCGAAGGACTCGCTGCTCGGCGTCGTACGCCGGGTGGCGGACGAGGGAAACGCGGCCGTGATCATCTCCGACGAACTGGATGATCTGCGGGTCTGCGACCGCGTACTGGCCCTGTTCCACGGGCGAGTGGTGGCAACGTTCGGGAGCGGGTGGACCGACCGGGAACTGGTCGCCGCCATGGAAGGTGTGGGGGAGAACCGATGA